From the genome of Tistrella bauzanensis:
CGTGTGCTGCCCAGTGAAGGGCAACCCGGCATCGGGGCGGCGCCATCCCAAGGGCGGCCCAAGGCCCGCTTCTCGCTGGCGGGCGTGCAGATGAAGCTCTCGGTGATGAAGAACACCGGCAAGGGCGGCGGGCTGACCTTGCCGCTCGGGGATGACGAGGGCCAATATATTGCGAAATTCCCCTCGACCGCCTTTCCGGGCGTGTCGGAAAACGAGTTCGCGAACCTCGCGCTTGCCGAAGCCATCGGCATGGATGTGCCCGAGCGGGAGCTGGTCAGCCGAGACCAGTTCGAGGGCATTCCCGAAGAGTTTGAAACACTTGCCGAGGGGCTGGTCCTGCTCGTGCGGCGTTTTGATCGCGGGGCAGACGGGCAGCGCATCCATATCGAGGATTTCGCGCAGGTTTTCGGCCTGTACCCGGCGCGCAAATATGATGGCGCCGCCTCCCACGATATCGCCTCTGTGCTGAATGTTGCGATCTCGCCGTTCGCCGCGCTGGAGTTTGTCCGGCGGCTGACCTTCTCGGTGGTCATGGGCAATGGCGACATGCACCTCAAGAACTGGTCGCTGATCTATCCGGGCGACGGCGACACGCCCGTTCTTGCACCGATCTACGACATGCTTTCGACCGTGCCCTATATTCCGGCAGATGGGCTGGCGCTGTCTCTGGGCGGCGAGCGGGCCTTCAAGGGCTTGGCCCCGGCCCGCTGGAAGACGTTTGCCAATCGGGCAAGGCTTCCCGAGCCAGCCGTGCTCAAGGCCGTTGTCGAGACGGTGAAACGCATCGATGCAAAATGGTGGACCTTGCCGGAACGCGAAGTGGTCCCCCCGCTCGTGCTGGAACGGATCGACGCCCATGTGAAAACCATGATCCCGATCCTGACCGGCTGAGCAGTTCCAGCCCGGACAGGTCACCGGGCCTGGCGGCTTTCCCGCAGGCATGAGAAAGGCCCCGACCTTGCGGTCGGAGCCTTTGTTCCGCGCCTCAGTCGCCGCGGCGACCGTTGGGGCGGGACCAGATGAGGGAGAAGGTTTCGCCGTCTTCTTCGTCGAAGAGATTGGCGTAGATCGGAGCGTTGAAGCTTGGATCGTCCAGCTTGAGGCCCAGATAGTCGCGGCCCTCGTTGGAGCGCTTGGACCAGGCGGCGCCGATTTCGGCTCGACCGACCAGAACGCGGTGGCTGGGGGCGTTCTCGCCGGTGGCGCGCAGGTCGGGGATGATGCGCACGCCCTTGGCCTGGACGCTGAGGGTGACGATTTCGCCGGTGAATTCGTTCGAGCCGGTCTTCTTGAAGGTGCCGATGGCTGCCATTTTAAGTCTCCGATTTCCGTTTCCGAGCCCGCACCATTGCGGCCTCTATGGCGATCGACCGGCCGGAGACGAACGCTGGCGCACCCCAAAGGGGCTGGACAGCACAGGAGAAACTTTCTTGTTCCGCGCGGAATGTCGGCTTTGCCGGCAGGGGAAGAAAGTTGTGACGACGCTGTTGCGCTAGAGCGGTCGAAGCGCATCGCGCTGGTTTTCGGCCAGATCAGGCCATTGAAGAGGCCGTTTGGAGCGGTCGAGACACGGGGGCTGAACGGGGACGATGGCAACCTCGAGGCTCCATCAGGATGACCAGACCGGCGCACCGGCTTGTCTGGTCCCCCGCGTTTCAGGCCGTGCATATCCTTTTCTCCGGCCTGTGCTATCGGCATTGCCCCGACCGGTTTTCGGTCAGTCCTCGAATGCTGGCACTGACCGTCCTGCGCTCCTATGGAGCGTGCCTGTGCCTCACGCTGCCCCGGGATCCACACGCTATCTACCCACCCGCCTCCTGACGAAGACGGCAGATGATCCGTATCCGCTTCTGGTCCTGCCTCTACGGGTCACTCCAATTCAGGTGCGTGCAAGGTTCCCGTCCGCAGGGCCGGTTGCCGCCATGCCTGCAACGCGCAGAAAAGCTGTCACGCCCACCGCGACCGCACCGACCACCGAGAAGATGATCTGCCAGGTCTCGGACGGCATCATGTGTTTGACGATCCCGAGCGTAGCGTAAAACCCGACCATGCCCGCCGGGGCGACGAAGGCCAAAGCGATAAGCAGCCGTGCCCAGATCGGACGAACCAGCATGAGCAGGCCCTGACCGACCGCCAGCGTCAGACCCGCAGCGATAAGACCGATGAGGATGCCGCCAGGCCAGCCAGCGCCCGTGCCAAAGGCCCATATGCCTGCGTTCAGGCCGATAAAGAACGGCAGGGCGAAGACGGCGAGATTGAACAGCAGCCAGCACATGGTACCGATGGCTGCAATGGAAACAAGAATTCCGAGAACGATCATGGTGGTGACTCCGTGCAAAAGGTCGGACGGCTGCGCCTTCCACCACCACCATGGCGCAATCACAGCATAGCGGCATTCCTCTCACCGCGCGAGAAGCGATGGCTTTCGAGGCCAGGCCTTCCGAAAACTAGCAGTTTGAATGAGAAAGCTTATGCGTCTGGTGGACCAGTATCTGCTGCACCTCTACGATGACCATATCGTTGGGCGGAAGGATGTGGGTTAAAGTTTATGGCAGAAGTCGATTGGTCAGATCGGGCATTTTTTGATGACGGCGAATGGGTAAGCTGGTCAGACATTGACGAACAGCTTCGCCACAAGGAATGGGGAGCGAAGTATCCAAACGCCATCCGATCAATGATCCCGTATTTTGAGGGCCTGATCTCACTCGCTGAGAGCTACCATCTGGAGACGGGTCTGCATTTGTCCGTGTATGGCGACATCGGTGAGTTGTTCGGTGCCATCACCTACGGCATCAAGTTGAACAAGACCTACGCGCAGGGTTCGGACGGCAGGCTCGAAAACGATCATGTCGAAATCAAAACCATCACACCTTTCAAGACCAAGGACGTAGTGATGGTGGATACATCGAGGCATTTCAACAAGTTGCTCGTGGCCAAAATAAATGCGGAGTTCCAGGTCTCCGGGCGAATGGTCAGCCGCAAACAATTGTCAAAGCGCTCAGGCCGTTATCTCCGGATTCGCTGGGAGGACCTGGCGCTCTTGCAGTAGTGCGCA
Proteins encoded in this window:
- a CDS encoding type II toxin-antitoxin system HipA family toxin, translating into MTAVRTAETITALDVFLNSAKVGTIVRTPGDFNAFSLDPAYRATGGIPVLSLSLRAASGGLRKDPRPVAGSLPPFFANLLPEDRLREAMEKHHAGNVRSGNDFDLLATLGADLPGAVRVLPSEGQPGIGAAPSQGRPKARFSLAGVQMKLSVMKNTGKGGGLTLPLGDDEGQYIAKFPSTAFPGVSENEFANLALAEAIGMDVPERELVSRDQFEGIPEEFETLAEGLVLLVRRFDRGADGQRIHIEDFAQVFGLYPARKYDGAASHDIASVLNVAISPFAALEFVRRLTFSVVMGNGDMHLKNWSLIYPGDGDTPVLAPIYDMLSTVPYIPADGLALSLGGERAFKGLAPARWKTFANRARLPEPAVLKAVVETVKRIDAKWWTLPEREVVPPLVLERIDAHVKTMIPILTG
- a CDS encoding DUF736 domain-containing protein, with protein sequence MAAIGTFKKTGSNEFTGEIVTLSVQAKGVRIIPDLRATGENAPSHRVLVGRAEIGAAWSKRSNEGRDYLGLKLDDPSFNAPIYANLFDEEDGETFSLIWSRPNGRRGD